The nucleotide sequence ACTTTCACGAGGTTGTGGAGGTTGGTCATGGATTATGTTACACGAAAATGACTCAAAAAAGTTGTTTTAtcgtttttgaaatattttttattttcattttaaaatttatttatgtctattttttttaaaaaaatatcaatttatgtatttttgtttcatATTATAAATGTTTCCTCTTTTTGTGTAATTTAAGTCATACATGTCAAGTCACATTATCCTTGTCCTCGTCCAATTTTCATCAAGACAATGAGGGaagatttcaaaaatttatattagggagattaaaatttttatttttgagatatcaaattacatatcataaattttaaaatgggttctaattttttttaattagattattattaaatatttttttatattaaaattttaatttttaaaattaatttcaatagTGTTCACAATTCACGTGCATCCATCCCTAGTGGCAATACTAAAATTAtccatttataattaaaaaacagaCTCGTGTTATGAAATGAGTCTCTGTCTAGCAATTAGGACACTCTTAaacgattttatttttattttattgttgacATAAAAAGGATTACTCCACCACTACtctaaaaatacataaaaataaaggCAAGACTTAAATGGCGAGAACAAAACTAGGGGTGGAGTTAGGATTATATTCAACGGAGGcgaacttaaatataaaaaatataattttaaagataagataataatgataatattaaaatataatttttatttataattattttttatcatttttcatattttgataatgccgtataataatcttattattaattgtattaaatacatcatttttaacATATACAACTAAGTTATCATTTATCCAATAATCTCCAATTCTATTATACAATCAATTATTCACAATATTTATTGTAAAAAATACTCTTTCAACTATAACAGTagtaattgaaaaaattaatactaaagTCATAAGCTTGTAAACTAATAagtacattatattttttttggtcaCAACCAACTTCTGTGCAAGTTTATTAAGTCTCAtaattcttcaaacttttttttaaaGACCGTTTATGaaaagttatttaaatatttgatttattaatataaaatattattttttaaaaatacttaaaaaaaaaaaatctaacccAATGGAGAGCAACTGAACAAAACTATGCCCCACTGGACCTCATTTGGCTCTCCCCTTCAACAAAACTatgcaattattatgacatcccTCTCACCCAAACTCAATTATGGGAGCAGCTAGCAAATGGTGATGGATGGAAAACTCCAAATTCAGGGAGGTGATTGATTGAACAGAGCAAGCATCAAACGAAAGCAATTGATAAGCCATATATGCTCCGCTCCACTCCAGCTTGGAATATTATCTTGGCTGGCTTTATGGGGAACTTGGACCATGCTTGGAATATCCTTTTGGGCTTCAAGTTTTATCCGTATTTCGCACGGGTAGAAATAATGAATTCAAATCTCCCATGAGTGAAGTAATCAGAGTTTAACGTCCCATTACCGTTTGACTTTTAGTGTGGtggttatttatataataatttgagTTTTAGGATTGCATAGCGGTGGTATTTATTTAAGGGCTCATATtaggatttttttgttttaaatgttTTGAATAGTCAACACTGCTGTGATTAAGTTTTATGAGTTTGGTTTGATTGttcatattatatttaagattCATCTAAATTACAGTAAATAAtcttcaataaatttaaaatatttttttaataaatattaatgtatttaataCATACATATTAGCAACGATAGTGAGCATTAGAGTTGATGGTGTACGCAGAATCATGATTtcttaaattgaatttttataaatcttagtcatttttatattaaattttgaattgcaTAAAGAGGGGAAATTATGTAATGCGTGGTAATTAAAAGAAGGTAAAATTTCAAGAGGCATTGTTTGGTTGTTGTAATttaatctttaaataaatactcaattaatGAATGTGTAAGTTCACTGTgttgtttgaatttcaaaaatgtaaattgttttataaaatatatagtaaaaaaaattagcaggagaatttttagaaatgatatttaaaaaaaaatactattttaataggatgtttgcttctttttttttttttttttggggggggggggggggggggtgaaaagaagaacaaatttatttatggacaagaaaaacaaatacaaataagtTTTGGCGGGAACGTGGGGCCCAACAAATCAACAATATAATACAAGAAAGGCAATGGTATAAATAAGGAGGCGTAGAACGGAAGCAAACTCTTCGCTCGCCCAAAACCCCCCAACCCGTGGAAAAGCAAGCTGAAGCCAAACCCGAACCCTTCTCGGTTCCCTCTCGGCGCCGGCTACTCCGAAACCGTCAAACTCTCTGGCTCCATGTCGGCGCGGCGGCCCCGGAAGATAGCCCCCTCGTCGACCGTCGAATCTGAATCGCCTTATTTAAATGCCCTCAACACATTGGGCAAGATTCAAGAACCTTCCACCCCTCCCAAAACCCTAGAATCGCCGCCCAAGCCTAGTCCTGTTTCGAGTTCTCCAACGCCGCCGACCACAGCCTCCGCTCGGAGACGCAGTCTCCGGCTCGCTTCGAAGGTAAGCCCTAACGGAACGAATCCCATGGTTGTTGAGAATTTTGTTGGGAATGAAATTGGGGGTGAGGATGTTGGGGTAAAGGAAGCTAGGGTTGAGAGTGATCGGCATTTGAATGAAGTTGTGAATAAAGTCGAGTCGCCTCCTGATTTGGGGAGTACCGGAAGTGTTGCCAGTGGCGGGAGGGGGCGAGGGAAGAGGAAATTGAGTGGTGCCGTTGGTTTTGGTGGAGAAATGGGGGAGGAAGAATGTCTGAATTTACGATCCGGGAAGAAAATTCCTAAGAGGAGAGTGGAAGGAGAAGGTTCTCGAGGGAGTGAGAAGGGAGATGATGACAAAGCGAGTGTTTTGGTGTTAACTCTTGGAAATGTGAACGGTGATCTCATGAACGAGCCTTTGGTGATAAGTGATGGGGATATGGAAGATACTGTGGAAACGGAATTGAGTTTGACTTTGGGTCGCAATGCTGGTGTAGATCTCAATTTGATTCCTGATTTTAGGGTGCAAGAAGTGGAGAAAAACCCGAGAGATGAAGAGGAAGATACTGGTGTTGAAGCCAGAAGGAGAACTAGTGGGAAAGAAAAAATGTTGTTGGATTTCGACATGCAGACTTCACCCAGTAATGCTGTTTTGGATACTGACAATTTGGCAGAAAGCGATGGGCCAGAAGAATTGGGGAAAGAGCAAACTGCTAGTGGGAGTAGGAGATTGAGCGAGGAAGAAAAGGGGAAGGGGAAAGTTGTCGAGGATGTTTCACTGGAAAATGTTGATAGTGCAGCGCGAATTCTTTTAGATCTTATATCAGACTTGGATCGTAGagtgggagattcaagaaatgTTGCAGATTCTGGTAGCCTCGGTTTGGAGGATGATGCACCAGTCCACACTGAAAGACAAGTTGTTGAAAATAATCTTGAAAGGCAGGTTGAATATAATAGATGGGTTACATTAAGTGCAAGGGATCGATTCAAAGATATAGCAAGACAAAATGCGGCACGCTTTGCCCTTTTCTGTTCACAGGAGGAACAGGAAAACCATGTTGCTGATGAGTCTGTACGGGGGATGGCAAGGCAAGTAAATAGGGAAATAGAAGATTGGCCCGGTCCCTTTTCTACAGCCATGAAGATTATTAAGGACCGAAAATCAAATGTGAACCTGCTACAGCAGAGCTCCCGTTTGGGAAATCCGAAACCTACATCTATAGTCTGGGCTCCCAAAAACGAGCCGCATTATGACCGCTCAAAGGTGCCGGTCCCCTCACTGCAAGACTTATCTATGTCAGTTCTTGTCAAAAATGCTGATGCCCTCACTTCACTTGATGGTGTCCCTGATGTACTGAGGCACAAGTTATGCCAGTTGCTTTGTGATTCTCGGAGGATGAACAGGCATTTCCTTGATCTTCTTTTTTGTGGATCTCCTACAGAGATTCGCATGAGGGACTGTTCATGGCTTACCGAGGCGGAATTTGAAAGTGCTTTTAAACAGTGTGAAACAAAGAACCTGACGGTATGTTTTATGATTTAATGAATCGTCTTAACTTTGAATAAATGATACTTGTTTCATTTTGAACTAAATAATTAAGTTCTATTCTAATGTCTGGAAATCATCTGCTGTGTTGAATTTACGTaccaaaagaagaggaaaaaggaaaCTGATTTGATGAAGTTCTAAACATtgaagggtaaattatatgaaacccccTGCACTTAGGGTCATGTGCAAGTTACCCCCTTTGTTTTTGATTGCATCAAAAACCCCTTtgcactttcaaaatgttgcaatcagccacaatttattaaaattttacttaattttgtGCAATCTACTGGTTGACTAATACAAAATTCTGTATTTCTTTCATATACTGAAATTCtgtattttgtatgtagattattgtacaaaattatgtaaaattttaacaatttgTGATTGATCgtaacattttgaaagtgtatGGGGTTTTTTTGATGCAATCGAAAGCACAGGAGGGTAAGTTACACATGACCCTAAGTATAGgggggtttcatataatttacccaacGTTAAAATGAAGAACAGTCTTTATAAATCACTTTTAATATTCTATAAAGCTGGAACAACTGCTTGCCGCTTGACTTAAAGGTGAATTACAGGCATGGCTAACTAATCAAGAGGATGGATTATAAGAATTCTGCTTGACTGGACGTCATTATTTCTTGCTGGAGTTAGCGGTAGAATTGTTAGGCTTGATATTTATGGAGTTTGGAAAGTATACCTGGAACAGTAATTGTCTAATGTTAACTTATGGAGAAATAAATTGGTTGAGATTTTCCTTGATTTTCTGGGTGGCCCAAAAGAGCCAGGCTTCTTTATAGAGTTGGTATTTAGCAAAGTTGCCTCAGGTACAGTTTGCACCTATTGTTCTGCCAATATttgtagtttattttttaacatgtaTAAATGGGCTATCAGAAAATGTTGGAAGATGATGCATTTGCAGGACTTtgttttatttcgaaacatggatCATTCTCCTGCTCAAGGCCAAGATTCTTGTTACTGAATGAATTATGACTTTCATTTTGACTTCTTATCTTATGGTAATTTGTGTTCTTAAAGctgaatattttgttatatgaaATTAGGTGCTGCAACTTGAGCAATGCGGACGCTGTTTGCCAGATTATATTCTGTCTACTACTTTAGCTCGGTCGCCGAATGCTTTTCCTGCATTAACTACAATATCGTTGAAGGGTGCATGTCGTCTTTCGGATGTGGGGTTAGGTGCACTTGTTGCTTCCATGCCTACTCTGCAATCCATAAATCTCAGCCAGTGTTCCCTTCTGACCTCTGATGGAATAAACACTTTATCCAATTCATTGGGATCAGCTCTGAGAGAATTATATTTAGATGATTGCCAATGCATAGATCCCATGCTTATTGTACCAGCATTGTCAAAGCTTGTGCATTTGGAAGTACTGTCACTGGCTAGGATTGAAACTGTTTGTGATGATTTTATCAGTAACTTCATAGCTTTTCGTGGTCACAATATCAAGGAGCTTGTTTTGACTGATTGTGTGTATGTATCTTTCCCGCATGCAGTGCATTGTAAACTTAAATTAATCTGATTTACCCTGTATGGCTATATCTGATTTTCCTTGTTTTGTCATTAGCCACTTGCATTAATCCactgtgttttgaattttttgcagAAAGTTGACTGATTCTTCTTTGAAAGTCATAGCAGAAACTTGTACCAAATTACATGCGCTAGACCTGGGTAATTTGTGCAGACTGACAGATTCCACTATGGCATATCTTGCCAATGGCTGTCGAGCAATTCAAACCCTAAAATTATGCCGGAACCGGTTCAGGTTtgccaatatttttattatacttgTACTTGTGAGAGCAAAAGTAGCATTGATCTTTATATTCATACAAGTGACATATTACAAGGTGGCCTTGGATATAAGGATATAATGGCCTCACAAGGGATACAACCATAGATAGAGATGGctggaggtctagaattcatgtagccaattgcacctagtgggattaaggcttgtgattattgCTGTTGTTGTTACacggttacaacaataaatttgtaaaaatggGAAATTGTCGATGGATGCCCCTTGTATGGCTGatccgagcgatggatgactctcaTGTGGTGTATCTGAGCGATGGGTGACTCACTCGGGGGATGAATGACTCATTCGGGTCATGGGTGACATGTGAATTGTCCAAACGATGAGTAATTATCGGGAGAGATGGGTGAGTCTCTCGGGGTGGAgtgacagcgatggatgagtccctTGAGAgcaatggatgagtctctcgggggtcacgacagcgatggatgagtccctTGAGAgcaatggatgagtctctcgggggtCACGACAGCGATGGGTGAATCCCTTGGCTAGTttgagagcgatggatgagtctctcagGGGTCACGGCAGCAATGGGTGACCTGCTAGAAAGAAAATCGATTAGAGGCGCGGGTGAGAATCCCCGCgtggaccctccgatgcttaagttagtcccTCGTAGAAGTGAAATGCTTGAAGACAAAAAGTAAGTACGAGAGTGAGAGGTTGCCTCCCcaatgagagaaaaatacccCCTATTTATCGCAATGGGAGTGACATCCATGTGTCGAGTGGCCCACTTTTCTTGGTGGATATCTCGGAGACGATTTTGACTGAGTCTTGCGAGGTTATTGGCGCGAGGGTGTATGGGTGCAGGCACGCGAACGTGCGCAAAAAAAGGGCGCGCCTTAGGCACCCCCGAGGGAACTCCCTCGAGGGTGTGCAATACCCCCGAGAGAGGTCTCTCGGGGGTGTGAAAGTACCCCCGAGAGATGTCTCTTGGGGGTGGAGACGCCCCCCTCACGCTACTGCGTGGCAGCAGAAGGGGGGGAGCGGCCATGTGGCCGCTTCTACGCGGCCATGTCTGGCCGCTTCATGCGGCCTGGGCCCCCTCCATGCTGCTGCATGGCAGTAAGAGGGGGGAAGCGGCCACAGTGTGGCCGCTTCCATGCGGTCATAGTGTGGCCGCTTTATGCGGCCTAGGGGGGCCCCTCCTCCTGGCTGCTTCAAGCAACCAGACTTCCCATGTGGCAGCCTGCCACGTGGCAGCTCTTGGGCTGCCACGttattcattttttgata is from Diospyros lotus cultivar Yz01 chromosome 2, ASM1463336v1, whole genome shotgun sequence and encodes:
- the LOC127794966 gene encoding uncharacterized protein LOC127794966 — its product is MSARRPRKIAPSSTVESESPYLNALNTLGKIQEPSTPPKTLESPPKPSPVSSSPTPPTTASARRRSLRLASKVSPNGTNPMVVENFVGNEIGGEDVGVKEARVESDRHLNEVVNKVESPPDLGSTGSVASGGRGRGKRKLSGAVGFGGEMGEEECLNLRSGKKIPKRRVEGEGSRGSEKGDDDKASVLVLTLGNVNGDLMNEPLVISDGDMEDTVETELSLTLGRNAGVDLNLIPDFRVQEVEKNPRDEEEDTGVEARRRTSGKEKMLLDFDMQTSPSNAVLDTDNLAESDGPEELGKEQTASGSRRLSEEEKGKGKVVEDVSLENVDSAARILLDLISDLDRRVGDSRNVADSGSLGLEDDAPVHTERQVVENNLERQVEYNRWVTLSARDRFKDIARQNAARFALFCSQEEQENHVADESVRGMARQVNREIEDWPGPFSTAMKIIKDRKSNVNLLQQSSRLGNPKPTSIVWAPKNEPHYDRSKVPVPSLQDLSMSVLVKNADALTSLDGVPDVLRHKLCQLLCDSRRMNRHFLDLLFCGSPTEIRMRDCSWLTEAEFESAFKQCETKNLTVLQLEQCGRCLPDYILSTTLARSPNAFPALTTISLKGACRLSDVGLGALVASMPTLQSINLSQCSLLTSDGINTLSNSLGSALRELYLDDCQCIDPMLIVPALSKLVHLEVLSLARIETVCDDFISNFIAFRGHNIKELVLTDCVKLTDSSLKVIAETCTKLHALDLGNLCRLTDSTMAYLANGCRAIQTLKLCRNRFSDDAVAAYLEASAETLCELSLNCVKKVADNTAISLARRARKLTSLDLSWCRNLTNEALGLILDSCLSLKVLKLFGCTQVTKELLDGHSNPQVQIIGLKMTPILKHLKVPNPLQGPLHYSYPS